The following coding sequences are from one Odontesthes bonariensis isolate fOdoBon6 chromosome 10, fOdoBon6.hap1, whole genome shotgun sequence window:
- the rap1aa gene encoding RAP1A, member of RAS oncogene family a has protein sequence MREYKLVVLGSGGVGKSALTVQFVQGIFVEKYDPTIEDSYRKQVEVDGQQCMLEILDTAGTEQFTAMRDLYMKNGQGFALVYSITAQSTFNDLQDLREQILRVKDTEDVPMILVGNKCDLEDERVVGKEQGQNLARQWNNCAFLETSAKSKINVNEIFYDLVRQINRKTPMEKKKTKKKSSCTLL, from the exons ATGCGCGAGTACAAGCTGGTTGTGCTGGGATCGGGAGGCGTGGGAAAATCTGCACTG ACGGTTCAATTTGTGCAAGGGATTTTCGTGGAGAAGTATGACCCCACCATTGAAGACTCCTACAGAAAG CAAGTTGAGGTGGATGGGCAGCAATGTATGCTTGAAATCTTGGATACAGCTGGAACA GAACAGTTCACGGCTATGAGGGACCTGTACATGAAGAACGGGCAAGGCTTTGCTTTGGTGTACTCCATTACAGCGCAGTCGACATTTAATGACCTGCAGGACCTCCGGGAGCAGATCCTGCGAGTAAAAGACACCGAGGAT GTTCCCATGATCCTGGTGGGAAACAAGTGCGACCTGGAAGATGAGCGCGTGGTCGGCAAGGAGCAGGGACAGAACCTGGCTCGTCAGTGGAACAACTGTGCCTTTTTAGAGACTTCAGCTAAATCAAAGATCAATGTTAATGAG ATTTTCTATGATCTGGTGCGACAGATCAACAGAAAAACGCCGATGGaaaagaagaagacaaaaaagaaGTCGAGTTGCACACTGCTCTAA
- the xkr7a gene encoding XK-related protein 7, giving the protein MAAKSDGAPVSLRNEIPPESPTRSDPRPPQRRPTEQRYTLQDCCWTLCALLVFFSDGASDLWLAADYYLRREYWCFSLTLVFVIVPSVVVQVLSFRWFAYDFSKTVESGTAAAAVVAASGAEESDFSTKDSGERGAGRVAAVGVLPGPGTGGGARGCCRAFMWVFQAIIHIFQLAQVWRYVHALYLGVQSRWHGDPERRHYYWRMMFETADISMLRLLESFLKSAPQLVLQLSIMIYTGQVLPLQGLSASASLISLAWMISSYQKVLRDSRDDKLPMTYKAVIVQILWHLFTIGARTLAFALFASVFQLYFGIFIVAHWCIMTFWIIQGETDFCMSKWEEIIYNMMVGIVYIFCWFSVREGRTRCRMLIYSLTVFVENVALTTAWYVYRSSAERHGNPDFYTVIMVCVVASSYALGTFFMFVYYCLLHPEGSVSGWGYIVEKEVPVESLASPATSLPPDLVSSPPRTLQRTKGSDREQGPGVDGDVFQVRPPRGAKPLVPNLKPRTEGPVIRIDLPRKRYPAWDAHFIDRRLRKTILVLESAAPVTPRIQYRCLGTPKEVMEYETTV; this is encoded by the exons ATGGCCGCGAAATCTGACGGTGCCCCGGTCTCTCTACGAAACGAAATCCCACCCGAGTCTCCTACCAGGTCGGACCCGCGGCCTCCCCAGCGCCGTCCCACCGAGCAGCGCTACACCCTCCAGGACTGCTGCTGGACGCTGTGCGCCCTTTTGGTTTTCTTCTCGGACGGGGCCTCAGACCTGTGGCTGGCTGCTGACTACTACCTAAGGAGGGAGTATTGGTGCTTTTCACTGACTCTGGTCTTTGTGATAGTCCCGTCCGTGGTCGTCCAAGTGTTGAGCTTCCGATGGTTCGCCTACGATTTCTCGAAAACCGTCGAGAGCGGCACAGCTGCGGCTGCTGTTGTGGCAGCATCGGGAGCAGAGGAGAGCGACTTCAGCACCAAGGACAGCGGCGAGCGGGGCGCTGGCCGCGTTGCTGCGGTCGGGGTGCTGCCAGGCCCGGGCACCGGGGGAGGAGCCCGGGGCTGCTGCAGAGCCTTCATGTGGGTCTTCCAGGCCATCATTCACATCTTTCAGCTGGCACAAGTCTGGAG GTACGTCCACGCCTTGTATTTGGGGGTGCAGAGCCGCTGGCACGGAGACCCAGAGCGCCGTCACTACTACTGGCGCATGATGTTTGAGACCGCAGATATCAGCATGCTGCGCCTTCTCGAGTCCTTCCTGAAGAGTGCTCCTCAGTTGGTGCTGCAGCTTAGCATCATGATCTACACCGGTCAGGTGCTGCCCCTGCAGG GGCTTTCAGCTTCTGCCTCACTGATATCCCTCGCCTGGATGATCTCCTCCTATCAGAAAGTCCTGAGAGACTCTCGAGATGATAAGCTACCCATGACCTACAAAGCCGTCATAGTTCAGATTCTATGGCACTTGTTCACCATCGGAGCCCGCACTCTGGCCTTCGCCCTGTTTGCCTCCGTGTTCCAGCTTTACTTTGGCATCTTCATCGTGGCCCACTGGTGCATCATGACTTTCTGGATAATTCAAGGCGAAACCGACTTCTGCATGTCCAAATGGGAGGAGATCATCTACAACATGATGGTGGGCATTGTGTACATTTTCTGCTGGTTCAGCGTCAGAGAAGGGCGCACTCGCTGCAGAATGCTCATCTACAGCCTGACTGTGTTCGTTGAGAATGTGGCGCTCACCACTGCCTGGTACGTGTACCGCAGCAGTGCTGAGCGCCACGGTAACCCAGACTTCTATACCGTCATTATGGTGTGCGTGGTGGCCAGCAGCTACGCTCTGGGGACCTTCTTCATGTTTGTGTATTATTGTCTGCTGCACCCCGAAGGCTCAGTCTCAGGGTGGGGTTATATAGTGGAGAAGGAGGTGCCTGTGGAGTCGCTGGCCTCCCCAGCCACTAGCCTACCTCCTGATCTGGTGAGCAGCCCCCCTAGGACCCTCCAGAGAACTAAAGGGTCAGACAGGGAGCAGGGGCCTGGGGTAGATGGTGATGTGTTTCAGGTAAGGCCTCCCAGGGGAGCTAAGCCCCTGGTGCCTAACCTCAAACCCAGGACAGAGGGGCCCGTCATCCGAATAGACTTGCCCAGGAAGAGATACCCCGCATGGGATGCTCACTTCATTGACCGGCGGCTGCGTAAAACCATCCTGGTGCTGGAGAGTGCCGCCCCAGTCACACCAAGGATTCAGTACCGCTGCCTGGGAACACCCAAAGAAGTGATGGAGTATGAAACCACCGTGTGA